A region of Pyxidicoccus parkwaysis DNA encodes the following proteins:
- a CDS encoding anti-sigma factor family protein yields the protein MTSACPESSVWSQLADRQLSEEQAQSLRAHARSCARCQHELRETEALLARIAAPLEPATPTDEAVARIMRRVREVPERPRARTRWSQPWAAGAIAAALAAGLAVFILRPVPGSHPGAETFTSRGGSTAPSPGRDVGITFHTPATGTAPLAAGGVVPADSGFGVRYRNLDTREPVYLLAFAQDARGEVHWLYPAHLRDDANEPSVRLEPSAEPRALNEVVVLDEPAQGPLRLVSVVTREPLGVRDIESLAPEERAPEALRKRWPESSVESVSVVLAGPGAHP from the coding sequence GTGACGTCGGCATGTCCCGAGTCGTCAGTCTGGTCGCAGCTCGCAGACCGGCAGCTCTCCGAGGAACAGGCACAGTCCCTGCGAGCCCATGCCCGGAGCTGCGCGCGGTGTCAGCACGAGCTGCGTGAAACGGAGGCCCTGCTCGCGCGAATCGCCGCGCCCCTGGAGCCGGCCACGCCCACGGACGAAGCGGTGGCCCGGATAATGCGCCGGGTGCGCGAAGTCCCGGAACGGCCACGCGCGCGCACGCGCTGGAGCCAGCCCTGGGCGGCGGGTGCCATCGCCGCCGCGCTCGCCGCGGGACTCGCGGTGTTCATCCTGCGGCCCGTGCCCGGCTCACATCCCGGAGCGGAGACGTTCACCTCGCGCGGCGGCTCCACGGCGCCATCACCGGGCCGCGACGTGGGCATCACCTTCCACACGCCGGCCACGGGCACCGCGCCCCTGGCCGCCGGTGGAGTGGTGCCGGCGGACTCGGGCTTCGGAGTCCGCTACCGCAACCTGGACACGCGCGAGCCGGTGTACCTGCTCGCCTTCGCCCAGGACGCGAGGGGCGAGGTGCACTGGCTCTACCCCGCCCACCTGCGCGACGACGCGAACGAGCCCTCGGTGCGGCTGGAGCCGTCGGCGGAGCCACGGGCACTGAATGAAGTGGTGGTGCTGGACGAGCCCGCGCAGGGGCCGCTGCGGCTCGTGTCCGTCGTCACCCGGGAACCGCTGGGCGTCAGGGACATCGAGTCGCTCGCACCGGAGGAGCGCGCGCCCGAGGCACTGCGGAAACGCTGGCCGGAGTCCTCGGTGGAATCGGTGTCCGTCGTCCTGGCGGGCCCGGGGGCGCATCCTTGA
- a CDS encoding RNA polymerase sigma factor, with the protein MTDSISDASKVVPFPGDSRRRLDARTDEELMLLSAAGSEEAFEQLVRRHHSRLARYCGKSVGSASEGDELAQEALVRVWQARRDYQPRAPFAVFMLTIARNLCRNRARDTGRRSRWQTEAAEGRLAAVPSQSSPDVVEQMLEREQQRRVREALMELPDTFREVLLLRFDQELDYAAIARIVGDNEATVRTRVFRGVKKLRAKVTGGRP; encoded by the coding sequence ATGACGGATTCCATCAGTGATGCCTCCAAGGTGGTCCCCTTCCCCGGGGACTCCCGGCGACGGCTCGACGCACGCACCGACGAGGAGCTGATGCTCCTGTCCGCCGCGGGCTCCGAAGAGGCCTTCGAGCAATTGGTGCGCCGTCACCACTCGCGGCTGGCGCGCTACTGCGGCAAGTCCGTGGGCAGCGCGTCAGAGGGCGACGAGCTGGCGCAGGAAGCGCTGGTGCGGGTGTGGCAAGCGCGCCGCGACTACCAGCCTCGCGCACCCTTCGCCGTCTTCATGCTCACCATCGCCCGGAACCTGTGTCGCAATCGCGCGCGGGACACGGGCCGCCGCAGCCGCTGGCAGACGGAGGCGGCCGAGGGCCGACTGGCGGCAGTGCCCTCGCAGAGCTCGCCGGATGTGGTGGAGCAGATGCTGGAGCGCGAGCAGCAACGCCGCGTACGCGAGGCCCTGATGGAGCTGCCCGACACATTCCGCGAGGTGCTGTTGCTGAGGTTCGACCAGGAGCTCGACTACGCGGCGATTGCCCGCATCGTCGGGGACAACGAGGCCACGGTGCGCACGCGCGTGTTCCGTGGCGTGAAGAAGCTCCGCGCCAAGGTGACTGGAGGTCGTCCGTGA
- a CDS encoding DUF6310 domain-containing protein yields the protein MFKRKWRHEVFEGPIRLTGRSMQVLSVLLTGAMLCMSLRPLSAAAQTQQSQTLRMQASRPAPPRPLHSEEKLALTLAALDASLAHPSVKSGADATELATLREKLTTLDREAMTDFARAEQTVKSLGLGPEFLKRHQGTVAQYRARMTDLQSRLDIVARGGDEAKRGLARDEARKLIAKTRERPEPLPMDPRRLPFHAPEGKTREPLATTKDLQARLFSKSAPDASLRSTGESAAPEALAAPTPGDLSATDDVQLTQAIRDLADSLEHHPVRIYNWVRNNIRFLPTYGSVQGSAMTLASRQGNAFDTASLLIALLRASNIPARYVYGTVRVPAAQAMNWVGGVSSPQAVQDLMGQGGIPNVAIIQGNRITHLQVEHIWVEAWVDFTPSRGAIHKQGDTWVPLDASFKQHTFTAPMDLAKETSIDYGRLTRAMADAAQTSPQGGMTGLYPDYVRKTLEDALAETQDKLGDRMAQLTPEDVLGSAKVVAEDSTLLAGALPYQVVARGASPSALPPGLRASVSLTLYASQLDRAYESPELTYSVSLPVLNSRRLGVHYRPATPGDAQLIQSYVNQGARSLPVYLIRVVPEVQLDGVVVAQGSAVTMGTQQVWDLSLQEPGRASPPDAYEVIAGSEVVFGVNGNGVTRKVLEDRFASHPSDSAAENLHEVSLTYWYQHDLFDGIAASTHRVHTQRLPSAGLFSTPMEVRYWFGLPRSGTFASYVMDVQRVTVAVTADSAKQQVDFMSQAGLQGSYLEGSVFEQLFRRFQGTGQSTAQVLVDAAADNIPIYRIDASNVDTVLPQLSISEDVRSDIVNGVAAGKRVTIPQRAPRGVTGYIVQDPATGAAAYLIEGGLNGGRQSNCQEEPEPVRVPSWLADLFLALLLLAVLAAVIYIAVQSGGVLAPQAASVFLAVAGGSLLFSGNAYAAQRTPCCTVKPVPHLGGDPFHNLCADLIGPNDNPGMDANVDGRNFDAVTDNAVLWEVKTYNLANCTTSFCLTVLLPRWVAETNAQLQADKVLANECGYMMAFGAGDGVFAAMISPTAYDVIAVNPSICLHP from the coding sequence ATGTTCAAGCGCAAGTGGAGACACGAGGTATTCGAGGGGCCCATCCGCCTGACAGGGCGTTCGATGCAGGTCCTCTCGGTGCTGCTCACGGGGGCCATGCTCTGCATGTCGCTGCGGCCCCTCTCGGCGGCGGCCCAGACGCAGCAATCGCAGACGTTGCGGATGCAGGCCAGCCGCCCCGCGCCGCCGAGGCCACTGCACAGCGAGGAGAAGCTGGCCCTGACGCTGGCCGCGCTCGACGCCTCGCTGGCCCATCCCTCGGTGAAGTCGGGTGCGGACGCGACGGAGCTGGCGACGCTGCGCGAGAAGCTGACGACGTTGGACCGCGAAGCAATGACCGACTTCGCCCGCGCCGAGCAGACCGTGAAGTCGTTGGGCCTGGGGCCCGAGTTCCTCAAGCGTCACCAGGGCACTGTGGCGCAGTACCGCGCCCGCATGACGGACCTTCAGTCCCGCCTCGACATCGTGGCGCGCGGCGGTGACGAAGCGAAGCGCGGGCTCGCGCGCGACGAGGCGCGGAAGCTGATTGCGAAGACGCGGGAGCGGCCCGAGCCCCTGCCGATGGACCCGCGCCGGCTGCCCTTCCACGCTCCCGAGGGCAAGACGCGTGAGCCGCTGGCCACCACCAAGGACCTCCAGGCCCGCCTGTTCTCGAAGTCCGCGCCCGATGCGTCTCTTCGCTCCACCGGTGAGTCCGCCGCTCCTGAGGCCCTGGCCGCGCCTACGCCCGGAGACTTGTCGGCGACGGACGACGTGCAGCTCACGCAGGCCATCCGGGACCTGGCGGACTCGCTGGAGCACCATCCGGTCCGCATCTACAACTGGGTCCGCAACAACATCCGCTTCCTGCCGACGTACGGCTCGGTGCAGGGCTCCGCGATGACGCTGGCGTCGCGGCAGGGCAACGCGTTCGACACGGCGAGCCTGCTCATCGCCCTGCTGCGCGCGTCCAACATCCCCGCGCGCTACGTGTACGGCACCGTGCGGGTGCCGGCGGCACAGGCGATGAACTGGGTGGGCGGCGTGTCTTCCCCTCAGGCCGTGCAGGACCTCATGGGGCAGGGCGGCATCCCCAACGTCGCCATCATCCAGGGCAACCGCATCACGCACCTCCAGGTGGAGCACATCTGGGTGGAGGCGTGGGTGGACTTCACGCCCTCGCGCGGCGCCATCCACAAGCAGGGTGATACCTGGGTGCCGTTGGATGCTTCGTTCAAGCAGCACACGTTCACCGCGCCCATGGACCTCGCGAAGGAGACGTCCATCGACTACGGCCGGCTCACGCGCGCCATGGCTGATGCCGCGCAGACGTCGCCCCAGGGCGGCATGACGGGCCTGTATCCGGACTACGTGCGCAAGACGTTGGAGGACGCGCTGGCGGAGACGCAGGACAAGCTGGGCGACCGGATGGCGCAGCTCACCCCGGAGGACGTGCTCGGCTCCGCGAAGGTGGTGGCGGAGGACTCGACGCTCCTCGCTGGCGCCCTGCCGTACCAGGTCGTCGCGCGCGGTGCTTCGCCCAGCGCCCTGCCGCCGGGCCTGCGAGCCTCCGTCAGCCTCACGCTCTACGCGTCGCAGTTGGACCGCGCGTACGAGTCTCCGGAGCTGACGTACTCGGTCAGTCTGCCGGTGCTGAACAGCCGGCGGCTGGGAGTGCACTACCGGCCCGCGACGCCCGGGGACGCGCAGCTCATCCAGAGCTACGTCAACCAGGGCGCGAGGTCGCTGCCCGTCTACCTCATCCGCGTCGTCCCCGAGGTGCAGCTCGACGGAGTGGTGGTGGCGCAGGGCAGCGCGGTGACGATGGGCACGCAGCAGGTCTGGGACCTATCGCTCCAGGAGCCGGGCCGCGCATCACCGCCCGACGCGTACGAGGTCATCGCGGGCAGCGAGGTGGTGTTCGGCGTCAACGGCAACGGCGTAACGCGCAAGGTGCTGGAGGACCGCTTCGCGTCCCATCCGTCCGATTCCGCGGCGGAGAACCTGCACGAGGTGTCCCTCACGTACTGGTACCAGCATGACCTGTTCGACGGCATCGCGGCGTCGACGCACCGGGTGCACACGCAGCGCCTGCCGTCGGCCGGCCTGTTCTCCACGCCCATGGAGGTCCGCTACTGGTTCGGGCTTCCGCGCAGCGGCACCTTCGCGTCGTACGTGATGGACGTGCAGCGCGTCACCGTCGCCGTCACCGCGGACTCCGCGAAGCAGCAGGTGGACTTCATGTCGCAGGCGGGGCTCCAGGGCTCATACCTGGAGGGCTCCGTGTTCGAGCAGCTCTTCCGCCGCTTCCAGGGCACGGGCCAGTCCACGGCGCAGGTGCTGGTGGATGCCGCAGCGGACAACATCCCCATCTACCGCATCGACGCGAGCAACGTGGATACGGTGCTGCCGCAGTTGAGCATCTCCGAGGACGTTCGTTCGGACATCGTGAATGGCGTGGCCGCGGGCAAGCGCGTCACCATTCCGCAGCGGGCTCCGCGCGGCGTCACCGGCTACATCGTCCAGGACCCGGCGACGGGCGCCGCCGCGTATCTCATCGAGGGCGGGCTCAACGGCGGCCGGCAGAGCAACTGTCAGGAGGAGCCCGAGCCGGTGCGGGTGCCGAGCTGGCTCGCGGACCTGTTCCTCGCGCTGCTACTCCTCGCCGTGCTGGCGGCCGTCATCTACATCGCGGTCCAGTCGGGCGGTGTGCTCGCGCCACAGGCGGCCTCGGTCTTCCTGGCCGTCGCGGGAGGCTCGCTGCTGTTCTCCGGCAATGCCTACGCGGCGCAGCGCACTCCGTGCTGCACCGTGAAGCCCGTGCCCCACCTGGGCGGAGATCCGTTCCACAACCTGTGCGCGGACTTGATTGGCCCCAATGACAACCCGGGCATGGACGCCAACGTGGACGGGCGCAACTTCGACGCGGTGACGGACAACGCGGTGCTGTGGGAGGTGAAGACGTACAACCTCGCCAACTGCACCACGAGCTTCTGCCTGACGGTGCTCCTGCCCCGCTGGGTCGCCGAGACGAATGCCCAGCTCCAGGCGGACAAGGTGCTGGCCAACGAATGCGGCTACATGATGGCCTTCGGCGCGGGTGACGGCGTCTTCGCGGCGATGATCAGCCCCACTGCGTACGACGTCATCGCTGTGAATCCCAGCATCTGCCTCCACCCGTGA
- a CDS encoding DUF5953 family protein, with amino-acid sequence MPPSPVVLSFTVPPLSPDDGRMSGVLRTLEELFPGVELGWRIEEEQGGPAASRPVHDESRYRQVRVTDRDAWLAECFRSGALFQVYSGPGQYPVNVFTSPGLRVRTRDGAELETVTVWLPQDDVLTDGRVEQVVARCGDALRAWHLAFMPLGTHGKLLPVLFSANVRLPASMDPRARLPALKALPRLSNRTELLPGPETPVQLGWLNYWSPETAQRLGFPDASRDGEWLARSTRTGSGAWVVKLTDAPLDAERPEDVEALVRAYERFDGVGVRV; translated from the coding sequence ATGCCTCCGAGCCCCGTGGTGCTGAGCTTCACAGTGCCGCCGCTGTCCCCGGATGACGGACGCATGTCCGGGGTGCTGCGGACGCTGGAGGAGCTCTTCCCCGGGGTGGAGCTGGGCTGGCGCATCGAGGAAGAGCAGGGCGGGCCGGCCGCATCCCGGCCCGTCCACGACGAGAGTCGGTACCGGCAGGTGCGCGTGACGGACAGGGACGCGTGGCTGGCGGAGTGCTTCCGGAGTGGAGCGCTCTTCCAGGTGTACAGCGGCCCGGGGCAGTACCCCGTCAACGTCTTCACGAGCCCCGGGTTGCGCGTGAGGACTCGCGACGGCGCGGAGCTGGAGACGGTGACGGTGTGGCTGCCGCAAGACGACGTGCTCACGGACGGGCGCGTGGAGCAGGTGGTGGCGCGGTGTGGAGACGCGCTGCGTGCCTGGCACCTGGCTTTCATGCCGCTGGGGACGCACGGCAAGCTGCTGCCGGTGTTGTTCTCCGCGAACGTGCGCCTGCCCGCGTCCATGGACCCGAGGGCGAGGTTGCCGGCGTTGAAGGCTCTGCCCCGGCTGAGCAACCGCACGGAGTTGCTGCCGGGCCCGGAGACGCCGGTGCAGCTCGGGTGGCTCAACTACTGGTCACCCGAGACGGCGCAGCGGCTCGGGTTTCCCGATGCGTCGCGGGATGGTGAGTGGCTGGCGCGGAGCACTCGCACGGGCTCGGGGGCGTGGGTGGTGAAGCTCACGGACGCGCCGCTGGATGCGGAGCGTCCCGAGGATGTCGAGGCGTTGGTGCGGGCTTACGAGCGCTTCGATGGAGTGGGCGTTCGCGTGTGA
- a CDS encoding ankyrin repeat domain-containing protein: MTERQYELTKLIHKINDLHFIETYDRVRMEGAAYLEVLHKAQAQNAALVESIRQILAEGVSLDFKTINNHTPLAVAVTHNNVELIQLLMDHGADIRETSDYGTPLHRAAEFGADKVVRFLIERGLDPRGKTPGGMTVLTAARSSRHSKNVVPLLVELLKPTKSQRPPPPKKLKELSEENILRYLAGPVPANVEARDWESLKAFMDSLFVEEYSVTIDRLYEEIEAQGAMRPHLVFACIDLIKQVSTKAPASKTLKKVSKAFHAHHGDLVVDGALAVRSLMVTGNLTVKGKASNPQGRQLFVGGDFECDVLYTEGPVLIGGDLRARTVDAYYNDYALEVRGVLKADTLTVEKHQVKAGRFEVKERIDK, from the coding sequence ATGACGGAACGCCAGTACGAGCTCACCAAACTCATCCACAAGATCAACGACCTGCACTTCATCGAGACCTACGACCGGGTGAGGATGGAGGGGGCCGCGTATCTCGAGGTGCTGCACAAGGCCCAGGCGCAGAATGCCGCGCTCGTTGAAAGCATCCGTCAGATTCTCGCGGAGGGCGTGAGCCTCGACTTCAAGACCATCAACAACCACACGCCCCTGGCCGTCGCGGTGACGCACAACAACGTCGAGCTGATCCAACTCCTCATGGACCATGGCGCGGACATCCGCGAGACGAGCGACTATGGCACGCCGCTGCATCGCGCGGCGGAGTTCGGAGCGGACAAGGTGGTGCGGTTCCTCATCGAGAGGGGCCTGGACCCGCGCGGCAAGACTCCGGGTGGGATGACAGTCCTGACCGCCGCGCGAAGCTCGAGGCACAGCAAGAATGTCGTCCCTCTGCTGGTCGAGCTGCTCAAGCCGACGAAGTCGCAGCGGCCACCGCCTCCGAAGAAGCTGAAGGAGCTCTCCGAGGAGAACATCCTGCGCTACCTGGCGGGCCCTGTGCCTGCCAACGTCGAGGCCCGTGACTGGGAATCGCTCAAGGCCTTCATGGACAGCCTCTTCGTCGAGGAGTACTCGGTCACCATCGACCGGCTCTATGAGGAGATCGAGGCGCAGGGGGCCATGCGGCCTCATCTGGTCTTCGCCTGCATCGACCTCATCAAGCAGGTCTCGACGAAGGCGCCCGCGAGCAAGACGCTGAAGAAGGTCTCCAAGGCGTTCCACGCGCATCACGGCGACCTGGTCGTCGACGGAGCTCTGGCTGTGCGCTCGCTGATGGTGACGGGGAACCTGACGGTGAAGGGGAAGGCCTCGAATCCGCAGGGACGCCAGCTGTTCGTCGGTGGCGATTTCGAGTGCGACGTCCTCTACACGGAAGGGCCCGTGCTCATCGGAGGCGACCTGCGCGCCCGCACCGTCGACGCCTACTACAACGACTACGCCCTGGAGGTGCGTGGCGTGCTGAAGGCCGACACCCTGACGGTGGAAAAGCACCAGGTGAAGGCGGGCCGCTTCGAGGTGAAGGAGCGCATCGACAAGTAG